From Nocardioides faecalis:
CGTCGGCCAGGCTGGCGCGCAGTGCCACCTCGGCGCCGGTGTCGCTGCCCGAGCCGACCACCCAGGCCTGCACCCGGCCGGGGCCGATCACCTCGGGGTGGCCGCGGTGCACCAGCTCCAGCACGGCGGCGTCGCCGTCGTAGCGCACCATGCCGGCCAGCCCGCAGGCGGCGCCGGCGACGCTGAGCACCCCGGCGCCGGGGTAGGTCGCGGAGCCGGCCCGCACGCCCACCACGCCGCGGGTGTACTTGTGCGCCTGCGGACCCGGGCGGGGCAGCAGCGCCGCGACGTCCTCGGGCTGCAGCGCCTCGACGTCCGGCTCGGGCAGGTCCAGGCCGATGTCGACCAGCGTCAGCGCGCCGCACGCCTCGGCGGCGGGGTCGAGGAGGTGGCACGGCTTGTGGGTGCCGAAGGTGACGGTGAGCGCGGCCCGCACGTGCGGCCCGTCGACCTCGCCGGTGTCGACGTCCACCCCGGACGGCACGTCGACGGCGACCACCGGCACCCCGGCCAGCGCCTCGAGCGCGGCCACCGCCTCGGGCCGCAGCCCCGGCTTGCCGCCGATGCCGACGATGCCGTCGAGGACCAGGTCCCAATGGCCTCCCCCGGTGCCGCCATGACCGTGCCGGCCGCGGGCCGCTGCGACAGCCTCCGCCGCCGGCAGCACCCGTCCGCCCGCGGCCCGCAGCGCGGCGACACCCCCGGCGTGCGCCTGCGTCGACAGCAGCCACGCCTCCACCTGCACGCCGCGCCGCGCCAGCACGGCACCGGCGTGCAACGCGTCACCACCGTTGTCGCCGGACCCCACCAGCGCCACCACCCGACGGCCGTAGCCGCCGCCCAGGGTCTCGAGCACGACGTGGGCCAGGCCGTGGGCGGCACGCTGCATCAGCGTGCCCTCGGGCAGCGTCGCCATCAGCGCGGCCTCGGCGGCGCGGACCTGCGCGACGGTGTGGGCCCGGATCATGCTCAGGACTCCAGCACCACGACCGCGGAGGCGATGCCGCCGTCATGGGTCAGCGATACGTGCACGGAGGCCACCCCCAGCTGCTCGGCGACCGCCAGCACCGAGCCGCGCAGCTCGAACCGCGGCCGGCCGGAGTCCTCACAGACCACCTCGGCGTCGTGCCAGGACATGCCGGCCGGGGCACCGAGCGCCTTGGCCAGCGCCTCCTTCGCGGCGAACCGGGCGGCCAGCGAGCGCGGCGGCAGGGCGCGCTCGGCGGGCGTGAACAGCTTCGTCACCAGCGCCGGCGTACGACGGCACG
This genomic window contains:
- a CDS encoding NAD(P)H-hydrate epimerase, producing the protein MIRAHTVAQVRAAEAALMATLPEGTLMQRAAHGLAHVVLETLGGGYGRRVVALVGSGDNGGDALHAGAVLARRGVQVEAWLLSTQAHAGGVAALRAAGGRVLPAAEAVAAARGRHGHGGTGGGHWDLVLDGIVGIGGKPGLRPEAVAALEALAGVPVVAVDVPSGVDVDTGEVDGPHVRAALTVTFGTHKPCHLLDPAAEACGALTLVDIGLDLPEPDVEALQPEDVAALLPRPGPQAHKYTRGVVGVRAGSATYPGAGVLSVAGAACGLAGMVRYDGDAAVLELVHRGHPEVIGPGRVQAWVVGSGSDTGAEVALRASLADDVPLVVDADALAHADLVRGRPAVLTPHAGELARMLGVPRAEVEQRWLHHARRAAVEHDAVVLLKARHTVVAAPDGRVRVTTTGTPWLATAGAGDVLGGLIGALLAAGLAPYDAASVGSWLHGAAATLASGGGPLVAGDVAEALGDLVALLVAA
- a CDS encoding holo-ACP synthase translates to MAVVGVGIDVCEIDRFAESCRRTPALVTKLFTPAERALPPRSLAARFAAKEALAKALGAPAGMSWHDAEVVCEDSGRPRFELRGSVLAVAEQLGVASVHVSLTHDGGIASAVVVLES